Proteins from a genomic interval of Zingiber officinale cultivar Zhangliang chromosome 1B, Zo_v1.1, whole genome shotgun sequence:
- the LOC121991857 gene encoding nicotinate phosphoribosyltransferase 2-like, with amino-acid sequence MINANGSNAGEAERSLPPRPTNPMVTPLLTDLYQFTMAYAYWKAGKHRDQAVFDLYFRKNPFGGEYTVFAGLEECIRLLANFKLEDYEIAFLRSAMPTCEDGFFDYLKEIDCAEVEVYAIPEGSVVFPKIPLMRIEGPVAVVQLLETPFMNLVNYSSLVATNAARHRFVSGKSKTLLEFGLRRAQGPDGGISASRYCYMGGFDATSNVEAGRLFGIPLRGTHSHAFVSSYIGLDEIIDKSLVTHDGSRTCHDFVSLVRSWLSKIQLANSLHGAFGETNQSELAAFTSYALAFPNSFLALVDTYDVMKSGLPNFCAVALALGDLGYKAIGIRLDSGDLAYLSIEARKLFCAIEMEFGLPGFGKMNIAASNDLNEETIDALNKQGHEIDAFGIGTYLVTCYAQAALGCVFKLVEINNQPRIKLSEDVTKVSIPCKKRCYRLYGREGYPLVDIMTRDDEPPPKVGERILCRHPFNESKRAYVVPQCVEELLKCYWPGNSVKPRAELLSLEQNRERCLLHLEQMRPDHMRRLNPTPYKVSVSANLYDFIHFLWLNEAPVGELQ; translated from the exons TACGCCTATTGGAAGGCCGGCAAGCATCGAGATCAGGCCGT GTTTGATCTTTACTTCCGCAAAAACCCTTTTGGTGGTGAATACACAGTTTTTGCTGGTCTTGAAGAGTGCATAAGGTTGCTTGCTAACTTCAAATTAGAGGATTATGAAATTGCTTTTCTACGCTCTGCGATGCCTACATGCGAG GATGGGTTCTTTGATTATCTAAAGGAAATTGACTGTGCAGAAGTAGAGGTTTATGCAATCCCGGAAGGTTCTGTTGTTTTTCCTAAGATTCCCTTGATGAGGATTGAGGGACCAGTTGCA GTGGTTCAGCTTCTTGAAACTCCATTTATGAATCTTGTTAATTATTCCTCTTTAGTTGCCACCAACGCTGCAAGACATAGATTTGTTTCCGGGAAGTCAAAAACATTACTTGAATTTGGACTTCGACGAGCACAA GGACCCGATGGAGGAATAAGTGCTTCAAGATACTGCTATATGGGAGGATTTGATGCAACAAG CAATGTTGAGGCTGGAAGGCTGTTTGGCATACCGCTTCGTGGGACTCATTCACATGCCTTTGTTAGCTCGTACATT GGCCTTGATGAAATCATTGACAAGTCACTCGTCACTCATGATGGTTCGAGAACCTGTCATGACTTTGTTTCATTGGTTAGGAGCTGGCTTAGCAAAATTCAG ctGGCAAATTCACTGCATGGTGCTTTTGGTGAAACGAATCAAAGTGAGCTGGCAGCTTTCACATCATACGCTTTGGCTTTTCCAAATAGTTTCCTTGCCCTAGTAGACACATATGAT GTTATGAAGAGTGGACTGCCAAACTTCTGTGCAGTAGCTTTAGCACTTGGGGATCTTGG GTACAAAGCAATTGGAATTAGGTTGGACTCTGGAGACCTTGCATATTTGTCAATTGAAGCTCGGAAACTTTTTTGTGCAATAGAGATGGAATTTGGTCTGCCTGGCTTTGGGAAAATGAATATCGCTGCTAGCAATGATCTGAATGAGGAAACTATTGATGCCTTGAACAAGCAG GGTCATGAGATAGATGCATTTGGAATTGGCACATATCTTGTCACATGTTATGCTCAAGCTGCTCTTGGTTGTGTATTCAAGCTAGTTGAGATAAATAATCAGCCTCGCATCAAACTCTCCGAAGATGTAACAAAG GTTTCGATACCATGTAAAAAACGATGTTACAGGCTCTATGGAAGAGAAGGTTACCCTTTGGTTGATATAATGACTAGAGATGATGAACCACCTCCAAAG GTTGGGGAGAGGATATTGTGCCGCCATCCGTTCAATGAATCTAAGAGGGCATATGTTGTGCCGCAGTGTGTCGAGGAGCTATTGAAGTGCTATTGGCCCGGAAATTCAG TTAAACCAAGAGCAGAGTTGCTTTCTTTGGAGCAAAACCGAGAACGCTGCTTGCTACATTTGGAGCAGATGCGGCCGGATCATATGAGACGGCTGAACCCAACACCCTACAAG GTAAGTGTGAGTGCAAATTTGTACGATTTCATTCATTTCCTGTGGCTGAACGAAGCACCTGTCGGTGAGCTCCAATGA
- the LOC121991849 gene encoding uncharacterized protein LOC121991849 — protein MHAKTDSEVTSSLALSSPPRSPRRPVYYVQSPSRDSHDGEKTATSFHSTPALSPTASPPRHSHSSIGPHSRDSSSSRFSGSIKPGARGRKIAAAGSDVADEKGATRGGRIGKRKECATIEEEGLLEDEEEQRGLPRRCYYLAFVLGFAVLFSFFALILWGASRSQKPRVTMKSITFHNFIIQAGTDASLVPTDMSTLNSTVSFSFRNTGSFFGVHVSSTSLQLDYTQLTLATGDMKNFYQSRKSQRNVVAVVEGRKVPLYGGGPILTGTSGRPNGPNPIPLSLSFVIKARAYVLGQLVKPRFHVGVYCQVTMDPAKLGSPISLKNSCQYD, from the exons ATGCACGCCAAGACGGACTCCGAGGTCACGAGCAGCCTCGCCCTTTCGTCGCCGCCGCGCTCGCCGCGGAGGCCGGTATACTACGTGCAGAGCCCCTCGCGGGACTCCCACGACGGCGAGAAGACCGCCACCTCCTTCCACTCCACCCCGGCGCTCAGCCCCACCGCCTCGCCGCCTCGGCACTCTCACTCCTCCATCGGCCCCCACTCGCGCGACTCCTCCTCCAGCCGCTTCTCCGGATCCATCAAGCCCGGCGCCCGCGGGCGGAAGATCGCCGCGGCGGGCTCGGACGTAGCGGACGAGAAGGGGGCGACGCGCGGGGGCCGGATCGGCAAGCGCAAGGAGTGCGCGACCATCGAGGAGGAGGGGCTGCTGGAGGATGAGGAGGAGCAGCGGGGGCTGCCGCGGAGGTGCTACTACTTGGCCTTCGTCCTCGGATTCGCggtgctcttctccttcttcgctCTCATTCTTTGGGGCGCCAGCAGATCGCAGAAGCCTCGAGTCACCATGAAG AGCATCACGTTTCACAATTTCATAATCCAAGCCGGTACAGACGCGTCGCTGGTCCCCACCGACATGTCCACCCTCAACTCCACCGTCAGCTTCTCCTTCCGCAACACCGGCTCCTTCTTCGGCGTCCACGTCAGCTCCACTTCCCTCCAGCTAGACTACACCCAGCTCACCCTCGCCACCGGAGAC ATGAAGAACTTTTACCAGTCGAGGAAGAGCCAGAGAAACGTGGTGGCGGTGGTGGAAGGGAGAAAGGTGCCTTTGTACGGTGGCGGGCCGATTCTCACCGGCACATCAGGACGGCCCAACGGGCCTAACCCAATCCCTTTGAGCCTCAGCTTCGTGATCAAAGCCAGGGCTTACGTGCTAGGCCAGCTGGTAAAGCCCAGGTTCCACGTGGGCGTTTACTGCCAGGTCACGATGGACCCCGCAAAGCTCGGCTCCCCTATTTCCTTAAAGAACTCTTGCCAGTACGACTGA